Genomic segment of Arachis hypogaea cultivar Tifrunner chromosome 11, arahy.Tifrunner.gnm2.J5K5, whole genome shotgun sequence:
gtctttctctatttatctgaTATCTTTtttaccttaaaatctcattaaaaagtctGGTTAACCAACTGATGTCTTTCTCTACAAGACGCTTTTAAACTTCAATCAAATTATTGGTCTtacttttttgccattttttatcGGTTTTAAAGTTTCTTTTAcccaaaataatataataaaaataatatcaccATCTTACGAAACAAATATCTgtcatagaaaaatataaattcattatcgttagataaataaaaaggaagagagtctattaatatatatatagaagttgTTGTCTATCTGACAAACTTAGACATTATTGATTTTGTAATCAAATGGTTTGAAGACTAATTCTAAAGTAGTCTACCACATGTGAATGAACTTTTAGAATTGTAAAAGTAATATTAAAAGATATGATATCTGTAttacttttataatataaaacTGAAATATAATGAGTATAAAAAGCTGAATAAAATGTACTCTtgtccaaacaaaaaaaaattacatattaaaGAATGTGACTCAACCGACaattaaattacatctttttttttttctattatatgtatttattatttgagaatttgacttttttttttttttatatatttataaagacaATCTATTTAGTGGATACATTAGTACTATCCACCATGTATTAGTAGTAGCAACTGAATTAAAGTAAAATTATTGTATGCTGCAAACTTTATTAAGATTACTACGGAAAATCACTTCTCTGGTTAAGAAAATATAACACTGAAATTTAACTTATCAAAGTATCATTGTTAAATTTAGTAAACTTTCAAGGATTGACAAAATTCTATGTATTCTAATATAGAACTTGAGTAGAAACatgataaaaaaaacttaataagAAGAAAGATGGTTCATATGGTAGTTTTAGTAAAGAGAAGATTTATAAGCTAAATCCAGCTCTTAAATTATGTGAAAACAAATAATTCTTCTTCACAAGATGGTTGTTTCTAGTTGCAACCCAAATGTATAATATGCTTTCATCTTCATTTGTCTAGATATATcagttaataaatataaattgtcTTTTCTGCTGTCCCTTTAGCGCAATAAACATGCTGATAAAATGTCCAACGTGCACCACTTGCTGTACCTAAAAGGTGAAGGCTTGCAGCCTTACGCAACTTGCAGAGTTTGAACGGACAAAATGACATTTCAAATCAAACCATCAATAAGTTAAAGTAATATTATTGGAAACATTTCAGGTGCACCGGGAGTACCGGTGCACCAATTGTTTTAACCGTtaagaaatatatataatatatattaattgaaatcaacggttaaaacaactggtgcACCGGTATTCCCGatgcacttgaaatgtttccaATATTATTTGTATGTTGTAATATTCAAATCATTattttaaatatcaaataaattaattttgtttctcATTATTAGTACTCATAAGTCATaagtattattataattttttttttattttttgtctgtTAAAATTTGTgtactaacaaaaattcaaaaaacaattTAGTCAGAGTGTAAAACAATTATATGTGGATTAAAttctttaaattaatcaaatacaattatattttgtacattgtatttaaaatttaataaataagtacATAATTTTATAAGTgtgaataattattaaaaaaatacaattgatatcaaataatattttaaaagtaacCTCTTATAAtaatctaaaactaaactaaatcaaaatgaaaataaaacttATAATTCAATTACTAAACAAACTTTTTTaatcaatcatcaatcaaatttagatataacttaaaaatttcttttttatattcaaCCATTAGAAATCAATTCTcagaaaataacttaaacaatgtATTATACGTTGTTGTTAGTCCAAAAACTCAAGAACAATGTTTTGTCtattttatactttttctttaattataaaatatttgtaatgtTTCATCCTTacgtaattaaaaaaattcattacaaaacattataacgttttgttttacattattttaaaaaaaatattcacatttgttttataaaataaaaaattataatataatatgtcATTgcaatataatatcaaaattattaaatatttttgttttttataaaaaaataactatatataaacAATTTAACCACTTAAGAATCCTATAAAAGacctcaaaagaaaaaaaaatattaggtgAAAGATGTGTAGAAAATAAAGAATGGCAAAGAGACGTCCCAGCACATGGAGTAATCTCAGAGTCGACCAATAGATACTTGACATGTCGATATCGTATCCTTTCCTTTCTCTCTGTCAGTGCAGATATGTGTGTTTGTGTACTCTTTTGTCTTGCATTGCCGCTTGCCATCTTCTTCAACAGTACCCTTACATTGCCGCGGAAAGCCAACACCTCCATTTTCTCTGTATCGTTTAATTTAAGCCGTCACTGTTGCAAAGTTGAAACTTCAAACTCATGaaataatactaaataataaaaatatttaacagATTATGCCGGATTCAGTTTACTGTGTGAGAAGGACTTGGTACAGGAAGTCAAAATGAGCtaataattaaaatcattttGAGTGGGAAacagtattttatatttttaatttaaaaaaaaataaaataaaaattttattaaaaaaagagtgAATACCTAATCCGACCGACCCTAGTTTTCTAAAAAAAACATTCAACCCGGTCTTTAAACTTTACATTTATAGGATTGATTAGCCTGcaaaaaaacaataaaacacTGCCATAAGGACTAATCAGTCTCCTAAAAATAAATTTCCGAAGTCAggttggatattttttttttgttaagggtTTCGTTGTCTTTTGAGATAATTGTAAGGGCCGTTTATCTAAAAAGATTATCCAATATTCTAATAATATtgctattttaataattttaaataggtTGCGTTTccatgtttaaaattttatagaaaaataaaaaacaaaaaataaaattttactatttattttatttattttataaattttaaaaataaaaatattaaaaataaaaatattaatactctttatatatattgatttcagttatgtatattttttataataaaaatttataattaaaataactataacactaattgagaatgaatttttaaaatttttttaattaaagagttaggtacaaattattttttatattttttcttagtcTTACCTATAAAATATATAGTGAGTGATTATACTTTATTCTTTTAAGATTTAATTTCTTGTGTAATATTTAAAAGAGAgactaaaattgaaattaaaaaaattaagatttaatattatatttaataatttaaaattaaaattttaattttagaatataaaatttcagtctctttaatatttttagaaaataaaaattgattaaaattttaataatatttatttttaagttttaactaatTTGTGTCTAAGgacactttttaaaaatataataataaattttattaatactttcgatatatttaatatattaaaaacatacaaaaaaataaattttataatatacttAATCTATATTCTTAACAcacaaataattaacaaaacctgatcataacttattttttattttttttactaaagatgaGAGACTCGAAACCCACGACCTTTAATTGAGTATGAAAatactatgtcatttgagttataattcattgACAAATCAtaacttatttttatatattttacattaaatacaatataaaaatttaatttaatttcggtTTTTCAATTTCTGTCGGTCTTCCAAACACAAACCTAATATTCATGTATCACTTAAAAATCCTCCATTATTATGATATAATGGCTAGAATTATTAAGTGTTGGTGGTTAGCGAAAAGAAAATAGACAAGGACAGAAAGCAGACAACAACCCTAATTCATTCATTTAATGGGAAGGAAAAAAAGAGTGGTTTCAGGTAGCTAGAGCTCTAGAGGCTCCTGCACTTATATATACATATGTGAATCCCATAACAAAGATGTGTGAGCATGAATGTGAGGATCTTTCAGATCTGACTCACTAATCACAGAGAACACACATGCTtgggaaagaaaagagagagagagagagagagaggggggggggggaggaggGGAGCATGATGATGAGATCAAAGAGAAGAGACTGAGTCACTGAGATATGGGGAGTAGAGAGGAGTGTGGAGCTACAGAGATGGATAAAAAGAGACTGACAGAAGAGAGTGAGCACACGCTCTCAGGTGATTGTATGAGGGCATGCAATTGCGGGTGCGTGCTCACTTCTCTATCTGTCAGTTACTTGttctcttagcttccttctcttcctccctttctctgtGTCTAAACTCTATTCTCGTGCCTTTTTATTTTCGGTTCTTACTctctaattatttttctttattgttattattatatgtcTCAACTctcatgtatatatgtattttctGGAACTGATGAACCctgataattaattattattagttcgCAGCACACTTGAATATGACATACGAATAGGTTTTTGACACATGCTCCTGTCATCTCTCTTTGACGCCTTTTTCCCGATAaggatgagaaaaagaaaagcatcTATCTTCATTATATTGGCATTTGTCCACTGTGTTTTTGCAGTTTCAAGTTGATTCATCTCATTTCTTTCTCTCCCctctgtatatatattttttctttttttcatctaTTTAACATATTAcatactattttttaaaatttttttatagcaCACAATATCTATATTATAATATAGAAAAGCTTTCAAATATGTCGGTacgtattttaataaattttaataattgatcttaattatatatattttttataatcaagattaataattaaaaattattaaaacactAATATTTGCATATAggtgggtggtggtggtgggaggtTCAAAGCGTGACTTTTGATGGTACTTTCTTTTCATTGGGATGGAACAAGAAGGGTTGAAGTCGAAACCCAAATCCAAATTGAGTTCGTCAAGGCTGTTGTACGGTTTGTCGATTCAGTGTTTTTACTTAACTGTTCATATCTTAACGGAAAAAATCAATGTTGAAAGGAAGTTTTATGATCTTAAACCGTTGCTTTTTCATACTATTGTCCGTCTTCTTGTTCCTTCTTATCAACCATGCTACTATTTTCATTCTCCAACTTCAATCTGGCCAAGAATTTGGGGCTGAACCTTCAGAATCAGATGATGACAAGTTTCTTGTGTCCTTGAATGCCTTATAATATTTTTCAAGTAACATTTGAAGTAAAACCCTTCAAGAAAGTGTGTCTTCTTGGAATCTAATcaatctatatatataaaaagatagaTTTTAGATTTTCCTCTTTCCCTTTGTGGGATGAACGGTTCTAAGAGGATTTCAAGTAACAGCCTTTTCTTATTAAGGTTAGATATTCTTGGATTCAGCTCATTCTCACCGATttgctttaattttaattaccttcagaaaatatttaattactttttcagcTTTGCTGATTGGGTTTCATTATTCATGTCCATTGAAGGGTTGTCTAAGTTAGATTTGTCTTTTATCACAGATTCACAAAGTAAGTCGGTTTTGCCACTGAACTGATCTGTAAAGAACTCCAAGCACTGAAACCACTACTTAGGTAACCATTTTTGTATGCTGCTGAGTTAGTTTCATTTGTTAAATCATTGAACAGTGAGTGGTCATGAGCAAAGAGCAATAATAGATTCTTCAGTAACTGTGTAGCATATGGTTCTTTATGTGATTTAGAATAATCACCATTAATAGGATGGAGAATATGAAAATTGTTGTGTATTGGGAATTTTCTACTATTAAACTGGCCAAGATAATTTACGGCTTGGCTGCTTACTTCTACTTTTTTGGGCTGCAGTTGAAGGCTGATACTCTCACTtaaacaaatatatacatatatatgtccATAGAAGATTGATATATAGTTTAAAGTGAACATGTGATGATTTATTGGTAATTCATATTGATTGATCATGCATGAACTTAAAATAGCTCAAACTAAGAAATGAAATATGCATGCTGGAAacaattgtttaatatttttaaaagactCAATCAAGCAGTGGTAATGAGAAAATTGTTTGCATTAATTATCTTTTACTGTACCAGTAAAGAGTAACAGGCTGATTGAgtgtaatttattaattattgcatATTATTGTAGATTACTTTGcttgtttttactatttttcaaaagatACCTATGTATCATACTCTCTTAGTAAATTATCATTTAGCAAACCACTTACTAGAGTATTTTTGAGTGTAATGCAAATTGAGGAGATTTTGTTTCTCTTCATGGCATAAGTTTAAGAAGGCTAAAATTGAGGTGCTTCAATGACATCCTAACAGCATAAGTAGAGTGCTTTTTTGCCtctttgtttttttaataaaaagctTACTTAGCTTTGAGTGTAGTTTTAATAGGATAACTATTAGTTGTTCactaaaagaatttaatttaatatgaATACTATATATCCTACAATATAAAATATCAGAGTAAATTATATCATTATGAATCGTTATGAATATGAATGATCTGATCTGAATTGATTGTATGAAATTTCAGTAACAGAAGTACTGGTAAGTCAAAAGATTTAATCTTAATGAAtgagatataaaaaaaatatgaatttttttaatgtagAAACATCAAGCTTGTCCAAGTAAAATTTGTATCATATAGTTATAAAGAagtgtttttttttgttagaacATAATTATATTAAGTCTAGCAATATGGAATGGTTATTCAACATTGTGTGGTGGTTGAAGACAAGAAAATAAGCTTGATATTGCATTGATAAGTATATATATTAATGGATGAGTGGATACTCTATAGAAGCAGACACTTACAATTGGAGTAAGTATTaggataaacaaaaaataaaaattatcgaCAGAATGTCTCATTGAAAAAAATCATTATCTGCAGATTCAATGTTTAAAGTGTATAAGTAATAAGATAGAATAATTATGCTAAAATGAGATTCAAATTCAAAGATAAAAGTATATAAATATAAGACAGAATAGCCAatcttaaaaaattatcttttatgttagtttgtttgctttaattttgttttattaaagaattttaaaaaataaaattttctctgAGTACTTCAGGTACTCAATGATGTTAGTATTTGTTTATGCATAAGATAAGTAAAgaattattttgttttagagaatAAATACTAATGTCATAATTGACATTTATAAATTTCTCTATGTAGAATTCATCTAAAATAAATACCTATCCCTTAATTTTAATGATTGGCAATAATTTTATAATGAAAAATTGTATATATATACTGACAGAATCAGATAAGATACTCTGACTTATAATGTGCAGAGAAGTCATGGTTAAAACagaatatttaaatttgattattcaTCTCTTACTATTTTAGAAATTTCTGAAACAGGAATGTTGAAATGTCAGGTTGACATCTGTAAATAACtgatgaaataaattttttttatcttgaatAAAGAAGGATTTAGATGCTAATGTTATCTATGCTGCAAGTATTTTGTGCACAAATTGATGCATTTCTGTGTCATGACACAGGTACATGTGAACACTACTTATATTAGATCATGAAGAATGATTTGGTGACCTATTTCCTAACTCTGATTTCTGATTCAAGGGTAGAGTTTGGTGAATTTAATTCAATGCAGCAACAAACACATATTCAAGTGGACTAGTATTTTGTCATGAGCTGTGGATTTCTGAGTTTCCTGCAAGATTTAATTTGATTATCAAAACTGTGTTGGCACAAAATCATACACTCTAGGTTAGTTGTACACTAATTCATATGTAAAGGCTGAAGCTGCTTGTAAAGCTGCACATTCTATATACGGTGTAGCTTTTATCATAACATGTACATTCATCTCTTTCAATAAAGCTTATAGAGGGAGTTAAGTTTCAAAAAGTCCCAAATAGGTTAACCAGCTtgctaattaaaagaaaatcaaacTAAATATAAGAAGAATATTATGAGATCTTCATCATAACATTTACATTCATCTCTTTTAATAAAGCTTATAAAGGGAGTTAAGTTTCAAAAAGTCCCAAATAAAACTCATGTGAAACTAAATCttcaaaagaaaaagggaaaaaacaacAGATGATGTTGAATTCTATTGTGATAATAGCAGTTATCGGATTAGTTATAGTAACAGATTATCAATTAGGGAAGGGCATGAATCCTATTGCGATAACTATTTATCTTAAAATTGTTTTTTACCTCAATTTTTAACATAAATCAACCGTGTGTAAAACTAGCAATTACAAGAATAcatttgattttataattcccCAAGTGTATATTCAGTGATAATTTTCAAGTATAAAGAACTCACTACAATTATGCTGGAGTTGGCGATGCAATAATTCTGGTAGGTGCATCTGTGCTGGAGTGGGAGATGCAATAATTGAGTGCAATTGCCTAGGGCAGGCACCATTTTGGGAAGTGCAATTACCAAATGAATTTTCTCATTATTTTTCCAATTGAGCATGGCGGTTAACCACTTAGAAAGGAAATGCACCAtttttatgcatatttttttattttttatattaaaaataaaaatttagcaaTCTTGTACCATAAAGATTAAAGACACATTTTAAGAGGATAATAATAGAAATTTCATAAGTTTTTCATGCATCCAATATATTAAAAgtgtaaaaatatttattttttttaatagaatatttcCTTTTTAGTATAATTAAAATGTGTTCGTAGCACATATATtaacaaaatcttaaaaataatgataaaatattaaaacaatGTTATTTTTAAACCatagaaattatattaaaaaaaaattaaaagaaaatggtACAATTAACCAAAATCCTTATAACCCCACAAGTTCAATAATTCGCCTGGCATCACTCAGGGGTGCCTTGAATCATCATCTTGATGTGGATAAAGCAAGAACAATTCATGATCACAAGTTTAAAACTACAAAAATCTACAGTGAAAagtaacaaaaagaaagaaaaaagggatcTAAGCGCCCACAAATTTCCAATAATAATTCTCATACAAACGGTcgtcaacaacaataataatatatacacttCAAATCATTAGCATAAGTACGTAGTTATGGATTCCCGATTCATTCCTTAGCTTACAATTTTTGAATCCTTAACACTGGGCACTGCGAATTCCCAAGacaataatactaataaaatgaGAGATTACTACACGGTAGTAACACAGTAGCAGTGGAGAATATTCAAATATTCAATACTAATACAAAAAACAAATCCTGAATCTCGAACCTCTAAACaagattaataaataaattaaagagagaagCACACAAATTCAAATGGTGATATTAAAGTTTGTCTAATTAAGCAGGTGTGGTATTCTCAGGTGGGGAAGTCCAGAAGATATCCTTGAGTGCAGGGCGAAGCTCCTTGCTGCAGAACTGGTTGTACTCCAAAGTGTCACCGTTGTCTTTCTTCACCTCCACCACCAGGAACGACGGCGTCACGGCGTATATATCCGCCGCAATTGCCAGCTTCCCCTTCCTTCCTCTCTGCTGCCCCTGCAGCCTCACCTTCGTCTCATCGCTGCTCCTCTTCACGTCGAACTTCACCGCCTTCGCCACCTCCTCCAGTCGAGATATCACGCTGCTCGCCGTCCCCGCCGTCGCAAACCTCATCTCCTCCCTctcctccctcttcttctcctcgAACAACCTCGACAAATCAAATCCTTCCGATAACGATATTATGTGAAACGCGTTCATCGTCGATGGCTGCTTCATCTTCTCCTCTATgtctttctccttctcctcttcatcttcatccttcatCCCCCGTAGCATGTTCTTCGGAACAGGTTTCTTGAACCACGGTGACTCCATGATTTTCGAAATGGTGATGCGAGAATTCGGATTCGGATCGAGCAGCTTGGTGATGAGCCTCCTTGCATCGCCGGAGAACCACGGCGGACACTTGAAATCTCCTCTGTAAATCTTCTTGTACATCGCAACAAGGTTATCGTCCTGAAAAGGCAAGCAACCTGCAAGAAGCACAAACAGGATGACGCCGCAGGACCATATATCGGCCTTGGCGCCGTCGTATCCCTTCCGCCCGAGCACCTCCGGCGAGACGTATGCCGGAGTGCCGCAAGTTGTGTGCAATAAGCCGTCCTGGCGGAGATGCTCGGAGAAAGTGCTGAGTCCGAAGTCAGAGACCTTGAGGTTGCCGTTGTGGTCAAGGAGGAGATTCTCCGGCTTGAGATCGCGGTGGTAGACGCCACGGCTGTGGCAGAAATCGACGGCGGAGATAAGCTGGTGAAAGTAGAGCCTCGCAAGGTCCTCCCTCATGCGTCCCCTTGTGGCAATTTTGTTGAAGAGCTCGCCGCCGCGGACGAGCTCCATGGCGATGTAGATCTTGGATTTGGAGGCCATTACTTCGTGGAGCGCAACGATATGAGGATGCTTCATCATCTTCATGACCGAGATCTCTCTCTTAATCTGCTCCATCATCCCAACCTTTATCACCTTCTCTTTCCCAACCACTTTCATCGCCACGCTCTTCCCGGTTTCCACGTTCCGCGCGTGGTACACCTTCGCGAACGTCCCCGTTCCAAGAAGCCTCCCTAACTCATACTTCCCCTGCAGCAGCGTCGACGCTGAACCCTCACTCCGTCTATCTCCCAttctaataacaataataactaatCACACGACAATTACAGCCTTGCCGTCAGCTCGctagtatatattatatatgtttcCGTGAAAAATAGTAGTGTACTAGCCTGCACTACCCGTCTTCGACGTGTTTGCGGTGGCAATTTCTGCCGGCGATGGTGGCGGTGGAGAGTTTTGGAGGGTCGGCGACCTTAGTGGGAGGAAGGAAAGGGCTTATCATCTCTCTGCATTACAAAGAGTGATTTGGGGAATGGAGGTGAAGAAATGAGTGTAGACTGAAGGATTGTTtgatttccctttttttttttggccaaACCAGCGTTATCATCCGACTGCTTACCTAATGTTTGGTATGAATTTATAAACAAGTGTGTGGGGTTTGCGGTTTTGGACTTTTTCTTAGATTTGATCGGACGGTTGTGAATGGAGATGGACACGTGTATGGACTATGGTAGGTCTGTCATCGTTCTTTATGTTTTGATGCCGACTCTACCGTGGGAGGTTAGTTACATGACTGTACACGGATTGGATCCGATTGGATAAATAGTCTAAAATTCTATCCGATTGGATCGGATCGAATTGGATATTGTGTATattgtataattttaaaaaaaatattttaagattctatttgattatttttataaaaaaaaatcaataaaattattttttacctgagcctatctactcctaaaatattatcaataaaaattctattgaataacaaaaaaaataataacacaagatttaagtttaattattttaagttgaagtacaacataaaaaattgaaaataagata
This window contains:
- the LOC112723420 gene encoding CBL-interacting serine/threonine-protein kinase 6 → MGDRRSEGSASTLLQGKYELGRLLGTGTFAKVYHARNVETGKSVAMKVVGKEKVIKVGMMEQIKREISVMKMMKHPHIVALHEVMASKSKIYIAMELVRGGELFNKIATRGRMREDLARLYFHQLISAVDFCHSRGVYHRDLKPENLLLDHNGNLKVSDFGLSTFSEHLRQDGLLHTTCGTPAYVSPEVLGRKGYDGAKADIWSCGVILFVLLAGCLPFQDDNLVAMYKKIYRGDFKCPPWFSGDARRLITKLLDPNPNSRITISKIMESPWFKKPVPKNMLRGMKDEDEEEKEKDIEEKMKQPSTMNAFHIISLSEGFDLSRLFEEKKREEREEMRFATAGTASSVISRLEEVAKAVKFDVKRSSDETKVRLQGQQRGRKGKLAIAADIYAVTPSFLVVEVKKDNGDTLEYNQFCSKELRPALKDIFWTSPPENTTPA